The sequence CAGTGTTGAAAAGGTTCAAAGTTTTCAAACACTGACAAATTGTGAAGTAAAATCTATTAactttgctatttttaaggaagtACAAATATTCTCATTCTGTCTGACTTCATGTCTTCTTTGTTTGCTCGTCTTTGCTGCTCAGTCTCAGGAGAAGGAGCAACTAGAGCATATATGGAGGGAGCGACTGCAGCGTTGCCAGAGGCAGCTGAAGGCAAAAGAGGAGGAGATGAGTCGTCAGTCCCAGTACTTCCAGAACTTCAAAACCCAGCTCCAACATAAGCTCAACCAGAGCCAGGACAGAGAGCAGAGTCTACAAAATCGAATCTACGCCTTAGAAAAGCAGCTACTGGACATGACAGTGAGTGCAGCAACTGGCATAACAACAATCAGTGCCGTCAGAATCACTGCTGGAGCCGTAACACACTGGGAAGAACCGGACAGGCTCCCATCCCTGAGAGGacagggagaaggagaagaagagaagaaggaggagaggaggaagcaATGGCCACCAAGTGTACGAGGGCGGGAACGTGATGAAGGAAAAATAGAGAAAGAAATAGAGGGGGGCGAAGACAAAAGTTTAAACCAGAACTCAAATGAGGCCAGGCTGCAAGGCTTTATCCTGAGCCTCCAGGAGGACCTCAGGGTGCTGCTGGAGCGAGAGGAAAATGGGATGACAGAACGAAGGGGACTGATGGACCAGCTTCAAGAAGCCCAAGAGAACAGTCATTTCCTGAGCTGCAAAGTGGAAGAGATGAAAGCAGAAATTCATCAGCTGAAGCTGTCTGAAAGTTCCCTGGAGGAGGAGGTTGAAGAGCTGAGGGAGGAGAACAACAGACTCCAGCAGAGCCTTCAGGAAGCAGCTAAACACACATTTAATCAGTCATCCACAATCCCAGAGTCCACATGTCTGAGTTCTGGAGCTAGTTCACCCAGCTGTAGTCCTGTTGCTTGTCCTCTGTCCTCCAACATTCTTCCAAATGGCTCCTCTGGGTGTTCTGAAAAGGTGCGTTAAACAGGATTTTTGTTCAAGGCCTGAATATATGATGATAATCAGTGTCTTCATAAAAACATTCTTAACACTGTGTTTGAATAGTCttaaaaatatttatgtttaaagcTATATGtaacttttttgcattaaaatgtcTATAATCTTCAAGATTCATGTTAGATGTTTTGTTGACTTATGCACTATTGTATTTCATTTGGTCATCAAAGACAACATATGCTTTTCACTAAAATAATATTTGACATTATTTGTGGCTGTTTCATTCCAGTAAAATATGGTTGAAATGACATAATATGTTATATGCCACTCACTGTAATGTGAAAAACGTTATGATCGCATTTTCATGAGCAATGGTAATGAAAACAACTTCTGTGATCTTCTGCTATTTTTCAATGTCATTGTGACTAcatcttttattattatgttgataAAGATACTTCATACTGTGCATTTACATTGTGTGATACTTCCGTGTGTTtagaataatattcataatttgttattattgttttatccCTATGTTCATTACTAAATTGTGATCTCTTAACAGGTCCAAGTCATGGATGAGCAAAAGGAAAAGCCACATGTATCTGCAGTTTCACCTTTTGACCACCAGGCTACAGCAGAGAGCACAGATAACACCCCAGTGGACCACTCCTCATCTGCAAAATCAGACACTTTACCTAAAAACGAACGGCTGAACTTCTTTGGCAACTTTGGCTCCAAAATGAACCCCAGCATCCAGTCGTTGACGGTAACTACGGAGACGGTAGATGAATTCAGATTAGGGGCCTGGTGTTACAGAGGTGTCCTGAACCTGGAGGAAAGCCCCAGTGAGGAATGTGATGCCCTGAGGGACGCCTACAGGAGTTTGGGCTTAGAGGAAGATCTTGACACAATTAAAGAGCAACGTGACCGCCTGGAGGACGCCCTGCAGCGCACACAGGAGCAGCTGCAGGTGACCACGCAGGAGAATGGGCGATTGAGATTACAAATTCACAAAcagcatgaagaagaagaagaggaaggaaaacTGGAGCTAGAGGTAGATATATCCAGGGTTTCTCCTGCTATTACATGGTGCAGCATTTAAGTCATTTTGGGAACCATCTTAGtcaaattaatgtaaaatcagTGTGGAGATGATGACTAACTAAATGATGTTTTTGTGATCTGATAGATGCAGTTGGTTTTCCAGAATTTGTATATGGTTATGGTAATAATCAATGTCCAAAATTATGTTAGAGTACATATGCTAGGGATGTCAAATTCACTTTCAAGTGAGCCagagaagaaataaaataatacccatgaataatgacaactccaaactcttttctttgttttagagagaaaaagtcaaattacattatgaaaatattcacatgtacaaactatcttttaaaaaatatgagCAAcataaacaaccacaaaaagcctaaaatttcttaagaaaagtcaaagtgcaattttaacaatatttgcctcagcttatcatttactcCTGTACATTTCAGGTTAtatatgtttgttcatgttattaccttttttttgtgaaaggatagtttgcaaatgtaatattacatttttcacagtaaaacacagagagaaatttagagttatcatgttattattttactggtccgacttaCATGAGATtacattgatctgtatgtggctcctgaactaaaatgattctgacatccTTGAtccttgttaatatcttcattgtagtTTTTGCAAGTTACagattcattccacgggccagaTTAAACCTTTTGCAGAGATGATTTTGGCCCACGGACAATATATTTAACACCCTTGACATATGCATTTATTGAAAAAACTTTCTTGGGGGAGGATGACCAAACACCCTTTGACAGGTGTTTTGTAaatttaggggaaattctaatcCTGATATGAAGAGACGTTTGACTGAAAGTAAGTGTTGTTAGCTGTTTTGCACAAAAACGGAACTAAAAATAATGGTTgaaaacaaagtggaaaaaaatggaccctgaaaacaacagaaaaccctGATTTTACAACTGTTTGACTTTATTACTTGCTTATCTTTAATAAGAGCAACACAGGTATGACATTAACAGTAACACTGATCTAATTCTACCTGTTTGTAACCAGATTACCACACCATCCACCTGTGAGGGAGATGACCACCTTCATTCACCATCCACACAGGATAGTGCCATCTTCGCTCTTGCCGCTGATGATCTTGTCCAGGCCCTGAATCAAGAGAACCGGGCCTTGGCTGAGCGGATCCAGGAGCTGCAGACTCACATTGAACTCAGAGAGGAGGAGATCAAGAGGGAACAAACACAGGTGAAGGAGCTCGTCAGCAGGTTAGAGGCAGACAGAGCCCAGCAGGAGCAGGAGAACCAGGAGCAGGGGTGTTTGATCACAGAACTCACCAGGAAAACTGAGGATGATCTCAATACCATCATGGAGTTGCAGCAGAAGGTGGTGGAGAGTGAGAAGCATAAGATCAGATCACAGAATAAGGAGCTACATGGGTCTCAGTGGAAACAACATGAACATAAAAAAGCAGTATTCAGTAAGCAAAATAATCTAAATGAATGTGCAGACAGTTTGGTGACCAGTATGCCACAAGGGGATGAAAAGTCACAGTTGGAACCCCTGGATGATATGCCCCAGACACCACAATTTGTATTTCAAGACAGCAAGAAGCACTGTAGGTCACTGCAAACAAGCTCACAAGAAGATCTTCACATTAGTTCACTGACTGATCAACAGGACCATCTGAGCAGGTTGATCCAGAGCCTCAAAACAGAACAAGAAGAACTGACAGGCTGCATCAGCTGTCTGAGAACAGAGCAGCAGGAGGTGACATTATCAGTCCAAGCACAGACAGAAGAGAAGCAGCATTTAACTCGAGCAATTTggggactgaaagaggagaaagatGGCATCTCCCAGTCTTTGGCTGGTCTAAAACAAGAGCGAGAGCACTTAACCAGGGCAGTATGTGGGCTTAAAGATGAGAGGGACAACTTTAAAAGATCAATGAGTGGCCTGAAAGAGGAGAAAGAGCAGCTCTTTACTTCTATATCTGATCTTAAAAGGGAGAAGGAGATACTTGAAGAATCTCTCTCGAGTGGAATCGAAGAGCGAGATCAGACGGTGCAGTCATTACAAAATCTACAGAACGACATTGACCAGTTAAGCCACGCGGTGCTTGATTTAAAACAGGAAAGGGATGAACTAATTGTCTTCCTGAAATCTCTGAACGAACAGAAAGTCAACGAACAATCTACTGATACTTTACTAGAAGACCGTGCCAAGCTGATAAAGTCAGTATCCAGCTTAAGAGAAGAACAAGAGAGAATTGAACTTTCAATTACTCACTTGAAACAAGAGGAAAAGCAGGTAATGCTGTTGCTCCAGGGACTAAAAGAGGAAAACAGCAGCCTGCTAAGCCAAACACAAACAGACGAGAGGAAGAAGCCACATCTGCTGAATATAAACAGTCCTGCTACAACCAAGACGAGGGAGGCAGAAAACGCTGAACCAAGGTGTCAGAATAACTTCATACAGGTATTAAGAATGCAGTGATTAATCCATCTGTACAATTTGTTAATATCCTTTAATATGTATGGCTCATTGTGTTATGAATATTCGCAGGAAAAGAATGATTTAATGAGAGAGATTGAAGCTTTGGGGACAGCACTTCAAAAATCACAAGAGGAGCTGGAGAAAACCCATGGGGAGGTGAGTTTACGTAACTtgaaaaaatcacacaaaacacaGAATGAGTGCAGTTGCAGCAGAGATAAAAGCACCTGCAGACCAAATGTTTCAGCTATATTTGTGTAATCACCCATCTGAAATAGTTTTCACTGTGTTCATATCACAAGGCTTCTACTGGCATGAAGTTTGAATGAAGTGAAAGATAATTTTGCTGATGACCTGATGTTctgatgtttttttgtgtgtgtagacCCAGAGGCTGCACAGTGAACTGGGTCAGTCTGAAGCCAAAAGAGAGGAGGCAGAGAGGAAGGCATCCCAAGCAGTTGACAAAGTGGTGAGACTGACTGATGCAGCCAATCAGATGGAAGAAACTAGGAAAGAAAATGAAAGCCTAACAACCCAGGTATGATACGAGATGATAATTATCCCAGTGTTATAACAACCTCCTGTTATTTTGTTTCTTAATGTAGCTTCATGTTCGGTTACTAAACCAAAGGAAAATATCTTACTTtgaatttttggttatttttgttgcttttgttaTATTTTCACTTTCAATTGCTATGAAGACACAGTTTATTTCCCCTCTAACCAGTGGGTTTATCTGTTTTAGGTGAAGGAGCTGCAGAACAAAGTGACAGGACTGCTGAAGGAGAAGACTGATGCTCTGTCGCTAAAGGCACAAATAGAAGAACATTATAACATCCTCACTGCTCAACTCAAAGCTAAAGTGAGAATAACAGAAAGTTGTTTTAGAGTTGGCATatagacttaacccataaagacccagtgctacttttgtggcagttcccaaatgaatttttaagtgatttatcgccatttattataatattatcctctgtatttctggTTTTTATCagagaaaataatgtatttttctgcatttaatttactgactatgtagatgtatgtagggttattaaatcagaaacagagaaaagtgaagaaaaagtgactttttcagcaaagatatgaataactgaacataaaaacaagtgttttcatccactgtcattgatcaaactccatgggtttcactggt is a genomic window of Sphaeramia orbicularis chromosome 10, fSphaOr1.1, whole genome shotgun sequence containing:
- the LOC115426673 gene encoding golgin subfamily A member 4-like — protein: MEDHMTSSDVKDTGSTSVAMVEDATRTGPDLDLQLLCDRVRVLEQTAGSAIHSDSYLKNRIRQLERSERSLLLQLYQLAAATHLPSMQHSQRLDQRLHKLKEEVRSMSQEKEQLEHIWRERLQRCQRQLKAKEEEMSRQSQYFQNFKTQLQHKLNQSQDREQSLQNRIYALEKQLLDMTVSAATGITTISAVRITAGAVTHWEEPDRLPSLRGQGEGEEEKKEERRKQWPPSVRGRERDEGKIEKEIEGGEDKSLNQNSNEARLQGFILSLQEDLRVLLEREENGMTERRGLMDQLQEAQENSHFLSCKVEEMKAEIHQLKLSESSLEEEVEELREENNRLQQSLQEAAKHTFNQSSTIPESTCLSSGASSPSCSPVACPLSSNILPNGSSGCSEKVQVMDEQKEKPHVSAVSPFDHQATAESTDNTPVDHSSSAKSDTLPKNERLNFFGNFGSKMNPSIQSLTVTTETVDEFRLGAWCYRGVLNLEESPSEECDALRDAYRSLGLEEDLDTIKEQRDRLEDALQRTQEQLQVTTQENGRLRLQIHKQHEEEEEEGKLELEITTPSTCEGDDHLHSPSTQDSAIFALAADDLVQALNQENRALAERIQELQTHIELREEEIKREQTQVKELVSRLEADRAQQEQENQEQGCLITELTRKTEDDLNTIMELQQKVVESEKHKIRSQNKELHGSQWKQHEHKKAVFSKQNNLNECADSLVTSMPQGDEKSQLEPLDDMPQTPQFVFQDSKKHCRSLQTSSQEDLHISSLTDQQDHLSRLIQSLKTEQEELTGCISCLRTEQQEVTLSVQAQTEEKQHLTRAIWGLKEEKDGISQSLAGLKQEREHLTRAVCGLKDERDNFKRSMSGLKEEKEQLFTSISDLKREKEILEESLSSGIEERDQTVQSLQNLQNDIDQLSHAVLDLKQERDELIVFLKSLNEQKVNEQSTDTLLEDRAKLIKSVSSLREEQERIELSITHLKQEEKQVMLLLQGLKEENSSLLSQTQTDERKKPHLLNINSPATTKTREAENAEPRCQNNFIQEKNDLMREIEALGTALQKSQEELEKTHGETQRLHSELGQSEAKREEAERKASQAVDKVVRLTDAANQMEETRKENESLTTQVKELQNKVTGLLKEKTDALSLKAQIEEHYNILTAQLKAKTVALEELNSEYISLKRGHGTKDDLSTVLISLRTRYNDIRAKYDALLQKKSQTDLDMAPLKAKLSCLVLKCQERNNILAQMSKVMHKHGCVDYGLKQQVDQLLRDRVLQSYTTSFTPGSIKTQNYSSGLTAGVFSKTQDYSNGLIPATQPHQSELTAECKKLRSEKCSFIVKAESTTILQDCTNEKISAAEKNAISPVPTSPVQEPASVQVSQLSTDSVSTNLTQLSSSASGLVQDTSGLHQSNTKADPSPDRTGLSEPSAFSSSPVPASSGTSISLSKRLSSPEKIISLHEQLQKTLQSSYQAPVSSGRGQQTRKSLSFSAPVDLNLASRTNRQNLSTTVPHTNTLPVTAALSQVKHTPVGTSKPVPTNKPTTLFSAVTSRSANVTFCPNNLNHLFKADVTPTASNLSSSSNSLIANAVPSKAKFTSSSGANITASPKLTNKISAITDGSDVTQTALSALPQNNTTFLSNAVSPTNSDVLIRSDTPPKTTASDMTAPSISTATKSTIFSMISKMDGAAHTHDGLVSAHRSTKPAKKSSDASEKAKSPRTKQEAPAEVRSVEVIQTVGQSSLMIGWERPPLDELGCSNGTFVYGYRLFVDGDFHKSVMSSACTKCILENVDMSVPFRISVQTLGSNGLSSNSVHTMYRTPPANGN